The Synechococcus sp. PCC 7335 nucleotide sequence CTGCAAATTGCCGAGCAGCTTTACAATGAGCAAGGTGACAAAGTTAACAGCCAATATGCTCAAGAAATTTTGATGCTAATAAAATCTGGGGTTTTTTGCACAACCCCTCGAAAAGGTATAGTCCAGATTGAGATCGTCGAGACTCATTCTTGTGCTGGCCATATTTAGCGAGCGCAGAGTATAGTCGATACTTTGAATATTAAAGTCTATTCAGTTGTTAGCATTGGCTAATTCCAGCTTTACTACCTAGCTTGACACAGCTACTTTTAGCTACCGTCTTTAGTCGCGGTTAATCACTCTTCGATGGTTAACAACTGCATAACGGCGCATTATCTTCTCTGCTTCTAGCAAGTACAACAGCTTCAGTTGAGCGCCAGAATACCTACTGCTCATTAGTCTAGCAAGCGTTAGGAGAGTTTTTGGGTGCTGGCAGAAAGTTCTGACAACTTGAGGGAAAACACAATGAGAAAAACTTTTTGTGGTCGTGCGATCACAAAGCTTAGCTACGTTTACATGCTGAACTACCCAACGAAAGTATTGATAGATAGCAATCAGGTTTTATCAATACTTTGAAAGGACTTAGTATGTGATCGCTTTGGAAAACGGTGCATGGCCGTGTTAGTTAGCGAGCTATATTCCATACAGCGACTCCATATCGAACGCATTGACACACAAGGTACACAGCATTGCGACCGATCAATCAAAAGCCTGAATCTACTGCTGTGAAAGAGATTACGTGGCTATTTCAATAACGAGTCTCAGTCGTCCTATTGTGGACTTTACCTTTTCGAGGGGTTGTGCAAAAAACCCATTATTCGTGGATCGTTTGGGCCGATGAAACTGAACGGGAGCGACTCCAACAATTGCATCTATCCCCATATCGACGTCCTCCTGCTCAATGCTGGCTCAAACCTACCGATGACTTGACTGAAAAGCCTGCCACAAATCAGGTGTTGAAATAACGTTATTTAGGAGCTCGACCGATGTCACCTAACTCTAAACGGCCAAAAACAGATGGGGGTATTGAGAATGGTTCATCTCGACTATGTTGTTCAAGTATTTTGTCTGCCGGATTTTTGTTGCTTTCGGTAGGGACTCGTCAGTCTTCAATGCTTCAATCGCAGGCGGATAGGCGGCATTCTTATCGATGGTGATTACTCTCGGTGCAATTGTGTGCGAGGCGTTGAGTACCTTGTTGAAAAAGCGTTTAGCCGCTTTGGCATCCCGTTTGGCGCAGAGCATAAAGTCTAACGTATTGCCCTCAGAATCAACAGCTCGATAGAGATACTTCCACTTTCCTCGGACTTTTACGTATGTCTCATCAGTCCTCCACGAGTCGTTGGTAGGCTTCAGATGGCGGCGAGAGCGCTGGTCTAGTTCTGGGCTATAGGCCTGCACCCAGCGGTAGATTGTCGTATGGTCAACGTTGACGCCCCGTTCGAGCATCATTTCTTCTATGTCCCGGTAGCTGAGGCTATAGCGCAGATACCAACGCACCGTCAGCAAGATAATGCCTGATTGGAAGTGACGCCATTTGAACGGTTTTGAGGAAGGCATAGCAAGGGTGCGAACTGGGCATCTCAGAATACCAATAAAGGGCTACGCAATTTTTGCAACACAGCCTTGGCAACTGAGCATCAACAATGAACTTCATGATGCTAGCTTATACAAACCTTTCACTTGACTCAACCGAGTCGCATACAACAGGGCTGAGAGTATATCATCCTCTTCCAAATCATCGTAGTCTGACAAAATCTCTGCATGGCTCATGCCTGAACTCAGTAGTTCCAAAATAAATTCTACTGGGTAGCGCAATCCTCTGATGCAGGGCTTTCCATGGCAGACCCCTGGATCAATAGTTATCCTGTCTAGAAGCGTGCTATCCATAAGAAACTCTTCGGGCAACGTTGTTTCAACTATACTCAGTCTGACACCATACAGAAATCCTGGCGCAATAAGTTTGTGAGAAACCGTCAGGATTCAGTAGCCAAAATCGAACAGTGGCCATCCTGCTGCTAGTCTGAGGCTACCCTCGCGACATCTTCCTATGGATTGCCCACACTGCCAATCGCCTCGTGTTTCATCTTTGCAGCGTGAAACCAGGCTGGGCTACACCATGTATCGGTGCAAGGAATGTCGTCGGACGTTCAATGAACGGACAGACACACTGTTCAATTTTATCGAAGTGCCTACCGACATCATCTTTCAGGTATTGCTCTGCCGCGTTCGATACAAGCTCAGCTATCGATATGTCGCTGAGTTTTTTCTGCTGCGTGGCTTCCAGTTCACCCATGAAACTGTGCGAGATTGGGAGGAACGCTTCCTGCCTCATTTTACTGAACAGATCAGGATGAAGCGGAAAGGTCAAGTCGGCAAGGTTTGGCTCGTTGACGAAACCTACATTCGGATAAAAGGGGCGTGGTGCTACCTCTATCGGGGCATGGATGAGGATGGCAATCTGGTGGATGTCCGTCTCAGCAAGACTCGCGATATGGCTGGCACCAAAGCTTTCTTTGCCCAATCCATTGGTCTTCACGAGGACGCTCCAGAGAAGGTCGCCACCGATGGATTGGCTTCCTATCCACGGGCGATCATAGAAGAACTAGGACAAGACACTGAGCACGAGGTGCGCCCCTGCACCGCCAATCCGGTGGAGCAGAGTCATCGACGCATCAAGCATCGCTATTACCCTACGCTGGGCTTCGGCGAGTTTGAAGCAGCTCAGAGATTCTGCCGAGCAGTCGATGAGGTGGGTCACTTTTTGAGGCCGTGATCGCGTATGGCAGAATTCGTATCTCTAGATGACCGAAGGAAACGGTTTATAAGTGGTGTTGAGGAACTGCAAACATTGTTCCAGGCCGCTTAAACAGAAAGAGAGAGAGGTGTGGTCGCGTTAATCGCGATACTTCGCAATTTGGCTACTGACTTCTGTTCCTATGATGAGTACATCAGGAATCAGAGCGTTCTTACCAAAAGTGCCCGAATTTTTTATGCCCCTATTTGGGCAAACGAATAGAATCTGGACACTCACCTATCGACCATGGAGGATTGCCATCATGCGTAAATCATCTAAAGTTGAGAGCTATCAGGATAAACAAGTGTTCGTTGGTATTGACGTACATAAGCGAACGTATACGATTGTCAGTTTTATGGATGGGATTGTCATCAAGAAATGGACGACCCCTGCGAGCAATGGCAAATTAGTTGCGCAACTGAAATCGTGGTACCCTCAGGCTGATATTCATGCCGCCTATGAAGCCGGGTTCTCAGGGTTTGGATTGCATCGAGCGTTAACACAAGCCGGTATCGAGAATTTAGTGGTGAATCCCGGCAGCATTGAAACCACCGTCCACAATCGAGTGAAAACAGATAAACGAGATGCTAAGAAGATCGCCTCCTTGCTAGCGGCGGGGAGACTCAGCGGCATCCGAGTTCCAACAGAACAAACCGAACATAAACGTCTCTTGACGCGAACTAGAGAACAATTAGTGAAGGAGCGAACGTCGATCAAGAACATGATTCGGATGCGCGCCCATCAGTTTGGCTTGCTTC carries:
- a CDS encoding DUF433 domain-containing protein; the protein is MDSTLLDRITIDPGVCHGKPCIRGLRYPVEFILELLSSGMSHAEILSDYDDLEEDDILSALLYATRLSQVKGLYKLAS
- a CDS encoding IS6 family transposase is translated as MDCPHCQSPRVSSLQRETRLGYTMYRCKECRRTFNERTDTLFNFIEVPTDIIFQVLLCRVRYKLSYRYVAEFFLLRGFQFTHETVRDWEERFLPHFTEQIRMKRKGQVGKVWLVDETYIRIKGAWCYLYRGMDEDGNLVDVRLSKTRDMAGTKAFFAQSIGLHEDAPEKVATDGLASYPRAIIEELGQDTEHEVRPCTANPVEQSHRRIKHRYYPTLGFGEFEAAQRFCRAVDEVGHFLRP